A stretch of DNA from Deltaproteobacteria bacterium:
GAGCAGCTTGATGATCGTCAGCGAGAGATCGGGGAAGCCGAGTGGATCGGCCGCGCGCCGCTTCAGGAGGAAGGCGTTGAGGGCGGGCGCATCGGGCTCGGCCGGCAGCCGGTCGCCGAGGTCGCCGGCGAGCGCGACGATGCGCTGCCAGCGCTCGGGCGAGCGCACGACGCGGCGCAAGACGGGGAATCGATGCGCTTCGAGGAAGCGCGCGACGATCCCGTTGGCCGCGATCATGAAGTCCTCGATCAGGTCCCTGGCGCGGTTCGGCTTCTCCGCCGCGAGCCTGCCCACGGTGTCGCCGTCGAACTCCGCCCGCGCCTCCACGGTTTCGAGCTCGAGCGCGCCGTGGTCGTGGCGGTGCGCCTTCAGCTGCTGCGCCAGGCCGTCCTGGAGCTTCAGGTTCTCCGCCAGCCCGGGAACGGCGGCGACCGCCGCAGGCAGCGGGCCGTCGCCCTCGAGCCACGCGCCGACCGCATGGTAGGCGAGCTTCGCGTGGTTGTGCACGAGGGCGCGGTAGACCTTCGACTCGCCGCACACGCCGTCGCCGCCGACCGCGATCTCCACCACCACCGCGAGACGGTCCACGTCCGGGTTGAGCGACGTCAGGTCGGTGCTCAGCCGGTCCGGCAGCATCGGAAAGTTCCGAGGCGGCGTGTACACCGACGTGGTGTTGGTGCGGGCGTGTCGATCGAGCGCCGAGCCGCGGGCGACGGCGGCGCTCACGTCGGCGACCGCCACGCGGATGGTGGTGCACCCGCCCGCGGGGGCGTCGGCCACCGTGAGCTGGTCCAAATCACGCGAATCGTCGTTGTCGATCGAGCACCAGGGGAGTGCGCGCAGGTCGCGCTCCGCGCCGTCGCGGGCGCTCGCGTCGTCGGACAGGCCGCCGGCTTCGGCCAGCGCGGCGGGCGGGAAGTCGGGCTCGAGCCCGTGCTCGACCATCGCCTGGCGCGCCACGCGCAGGAGCAGCGCGCGCTCGGATTCCCGGGACGCGGCCATCACGGGACCCCGTCGGGATTGGCGCACGTTCGCGAGCGAGCGAACGACGGCGCGGCGGTCGCGCTCTCGCTCCCGAGGGCGGCACGGAGCCGCGCGAGCGCATCGGCCGGGGTGTCGACGAAGTCGAACAACCCGAGGTTTTCCTCCGCGATCATCCCGTAGCGCACGAGGGCCGGGAAATTGACGATCTCGCGCCAGTAGCTCGCCCCGTACAGGAGGATCACGATCGGCCGATCGAGCTTGCGCGTCTGGCAGAGGGTCAGGATCTCGAACAGCTCGTCGAGCGTGCCGAAGCCGCCGGGAAAGACGACGATGGCGCGCGCGAGGTGCGCGAACCAGAGCTTGCGCATGAAGAAGTAGTGGAACTCGAACCCGAGGCCGGGCGTGATGTAGGGGTTCGGGCGCTGCTCGTGCGGGAGGCCGATGTTGAGCCCGATCGAGCGCCCGCCCGCGTCGGCCGCGCCGCGGTTCGCGGCTTCCATGATGCCCGGCCCGCCGCCGCTGCAGACGAGAAAGCGGTGCGCCGGCGATGCGATCTCCTGCGACCACTCGGTCACCAGGCGCGCGAGCTCGCGCGCCTCGGCGTAGTATCGCCCGAGGGGCCCGTCGGCGCGCAGCCGGGCGGAGCCGAAGAACACGATGGTGTCGTGGACGCGCTCCCGCGCGAACGCATGCAGGGGCTGGAGGTACTCGGCGAGGATGCGCAGCGGGCGCGCGGCGTCGCTGTCAAGGAAGGCTTCGTCCCGGTAGGCGAGCTGCGGATCGGTGGGCGTCATGGTGCGCGCATGGTGCCAGAGGAATGGCCCTGTCGCCAAAGGGGCCGCGGGTTTGCCTACGGGCGGCTCAGCCCTCGACGGCGAACAGGCGCCAGTCCCCGGGCACCGCCGCCTCCCTGTTTCGAAGACCTTGTCTTGGGACACATTTGAGACTACAAATGTGACGTGTTCCGAGTGGTGATCCACCCGGAGGCGGTACGGGAGCTGAATGCGATCCGCGTGTTTCATCGTAGGACGATCTTGAGCGTCGTGAGGAAGGTGCTCGCCGTGGAACCGACCCTCGAGCGGCGGAGTCGTGTGAAGCGAATGCGTGGCGAATTCTACCCGCCGTATCGACTGCGAGTGGGAGACTTCCGTGTGTACTACGACGTCGACGAGCGCCGCCGGGAGGTGCTTGTGCTGCATGTCTGGGACAAGGGTCGGCGATTGACGCCGCATACCGTCCGACCGATCAGGAGGCGGAAGCCATGAAGATGGCGACGATTCGCGAGGTCAAGGCCAAGCTGAGTGAGTACATAGAACTCGCGCGTGATGATGTGATCGTAATAACGCGACACGGTCGTGCGGCCGCAGTCCTCCAAGGCATCGACCCTGCCGACCTGGAGGAGGTGATCTACGAGACCAGCGAGCGATTTCGGTCGCTGATCACTTCCCGCCGGCAAACGGCGCGGAGGGGAATGATCCCGTTGGACAAGGTCGCTCGACCAGCCGCTCGTACTCGACGTCGCCACGAGAACATCCCCGTGCGCAAGGGTTGACGCGGTTCGAATGATCGTTCTGTGCTTCACGGAACAAGCTCTTGACCGTTCCTCATCGCCAAATCGCTATACCAGCCTCGCGCGCCTTTCTCCATCATCCGCTTACGTTGTCGAGGTAGCGTGCCGCCCAACAATCCGCTGTTGCGGCCCCGCTTGGGCTTGATCCACGAACGCCAGCCGCTGGACAACGGACTCGTCGCCGATGGTCTGGAGGCGGGGCAGAGGCATCGGACGCATAGCAAGCCGGATGCTCTGCGAGCGCTGCCGCTGGGTTGTCATCCCTTCAGAGGTCGATGAGACCAAGCGTGATGAGCAATGCTCGGTCGACCGCCGCCAGCGTCAATGGGCGAAGTTTGCCGAGTCGCCGGACGAGACGCGCGTGGTCGACGCAGCGAATCTGGCGCGCGAGCACGATCGAGTCGAGTCGGCAGCCGCCCTCGCCCGCGCGGACGAACGCCTCGTTCGGATAGAGTCGCGACCGCGCGCGCGAGGTCACCGGAGCAACGATGGTGGTGGAGGCGGTGCGGTTCGAATGATCGTTCTGTACGATGACCGCCGGCCGGGTCTTGCGGATTTCCGAGCCCACCGTGGGGTCGAGCGCGACGAGCCAAACGTCTCCGCGGCGTGGACGCGCTACCGCCGTCGACGAACCGGCCACGTCTCCGCATCCACCGCCGCCCACTCCGCGGCCAGTCGTAGATCACGATCCCGGTTCACGCGGCCCTCTTCCTCGAGGAGCTTCCGCAGCTGTGCGCGCGTCCCGCCGAGGGCGAGCTCGCGAATCGCCTGGTCGATGAACCGGCTGCGATTCCCCTTCTTCGTCACGCGGTCGAGCAATTCCACCGTCGCCCTCGGAAGCGTGATGTTGAGACGCTCGTACGCCCGTGTCGATGCCTTCATGAGGATCATCTGCATGCTACACACCGCCGATGTGTCTCCTCAAGGCCCGCCTTGTCGGCACCCTGCCGGACGGACCGCGTCCAGTTGATCGCATAGAGGAAAGTGACGGACTCGTCGCCGATGGTCTGGAGGCGGGGTAGCGGCATCTCGATGAGCTTCCACTCGACGAAGTCGAGCAGGCGCCGGTACCGAGCGGGCGCCCGTGCCAGCGCTTCGGCGAGCGGCGTCGAGCCGTCAGAGGGGCCGCTCGGAACCTCTCGATCGCCGCCACGATCTCCGCCTGCCCGCCGCCGGGTCCGCTGCTCTGGCGGAGCGCGCCAGTCGCCCATTGCCCTACCCGACTCCTGGACCTGCCTTGCGGGTCGGGGCACTACCACGGCTTCGGTCGCGGTGATGGACGTCGGCCCCGACCTCCAGTTCATCGCCAACCCCGGCGAGGCCTTCCCGGCGCTGATGCTGGGCGGCCCCTGGGGCATCGAGGACGCGAGCTGCCCGAACCGCGAAACCCGCCGGTGCCGACGTGGCACGCCAGCGCGAAGTACCGGTTCCAGGTCGGCCTCGGAGACGACCTGATCGGCTACGAGAAGCCGCCCTGGTCGTTCCTGTACGACACGCCGGGATCCTTCACGCCGACGGACTGCACCAGCGATCCGCACAATCACAGCCACGCGCTGGAGGACGAGGCACTCGGCCCGACCGCAGCAAATCTCCTCGCCCACAAGCTCGCCGACCTGCTCGACGCAAATCCCGACCCCATCGCCGAGATCCGCCTCGGGCGGTACGTCACGATAGCGCCGCCCTCCAGATCAGCCGCAAACCGCGTCAACACGTCGGACATGAGTGTGATCCGAGTCCTGGCCGGGACGTCGGGCAGGCGGATCACACCAGTGTGAGAGGCGCCCTCGCGGAAGACGAGCGTCCCGAAATCCGTGTCGATCGTCACCAAGATTCTGCGCTCCGCCACCGCGCGGTCCAGCAAACGCGATCGTCGGGATCCGGACCTCCGATTGAACGAGCCTCCAGACAGTCGTGCCCCTGGGCCCGCAACCATTCGGCAACGCGACGGCCAGCGCAACGATCGATGAGGAACCTCACGTCGCCTGCCGGGTTCGGCGGACGGCGTCGAGTGAGTCATGCGCGATGACTGCATGGGCATAGGCGAGGCACGCCCGAATATCGTCTGGTTCGAGCTCCGGATGGTCGTCGATGATCGCCTCGGCCGACTCACCCTGAGCAAGAAGACTCAAGATCGACTCGACGGAGATGCGCATCCCTCGGATGATCGGCTTTCCGCCGAAGATGTCCGGATCGTAAGTGATACGTGCAAGCAGCCGCTGGTCCGTCATCGTAGCCTCCCGTGTGAGCAGGGCTGTTCGCACGGTAACGGGGCGTTCGAGGGCCGCTCAAGGGGCGTGTACCTTGCCCCGAAGCGTCGTGGCTGGCGACGACGATCACCACGCCCCGCGCCCGGCTCGTCGCGCTGGTATCAGCCCCCCGCCGCCAGCGCCCGTTCGACGGCCCTTGGCTCGCGGAGGATGACGAGCAGGTAGGCGGATCGAGTAGGAGACGACGGCCCCAAGTCTCCGCGAGGAGAGGCTCCGCCACGCCATCCGGAACATCGGGATGGAGGCGCTGGAGCTGCTCTACCCGTTCGATGGCACGATCGACCAGGCACGACCGTCGAGCCTCGGGGAGTTCCTTGCGTGCAACCGGAGCGTGGAGGCGGCGGCTACAACTGCGCCGCCGGGTTCCGGGGCATCCACCACCGCCCGAGCCGCAGCTCGACGGCGTCGAACGGCTCGGCCCGGACGGCCTCGTCGCCGGCGTGCGTGCCGACAACGACCCACCGGCCAGACTCGAGGCGATATATCTCGAGCGTCTCGAGCTGCGGCTCGACGAACCACAGGTGCGACACCCCTTCACGGGCGTAGATCCGCATCTTTCGGCTCCGGTCGATACGGCCGGTCGACGGCGAGATCACCTCGCACACCCAGTCCGGCACCTGGGTGAACGCGGGCGTGTCCGGGAAGACCGGCAGGCGGTCGCGCTGCCACCCGGCCCAATCGGGAACGAGGACGTCTTCGGCGAGGTGCAGCTCCGGCTCGAGCAGTATCCACCAGCCGCCGGGTCCTGCCGGATCGCCGGGTCCGCGGTGAAACGGCCCGGTGACGTCGCTGCCGAGTACGGTGGCCGCGTGCGCGTGCGGCGACGCGGGCCGCGGGCTGACGACGAGCTCGCCGTCGATGATCTCGGCGACCTTGGTATCGGGGACCTGCATCAGGTCCTCGTAGGTCGCGCGCCGCTTCGGAGGCCCCATAGGCGCGACGATAGCACGACCATGCGCTGACGGGGGAGCAAGCACCGTGCCTCGCTGGGGGGACGCGGCGTCGCGAGACGCCGTGCAACGAGGCAACAATACGTTGCGAGTCAGCGGGGTCCCGGTTCCGCCGGTACCAGGGTCGCTCGCAGCTCTGTGTGCGGGATCTGTCGCGATGCGAACGGGTCCTGACCCGGCCGCGAACACTGCGGCCTGTCAGTCGCCTGATATGGCGAGTGTGGGAGCTTCCCGACGTTGGACGTGTCACGGCCGTCACTCCGACCGCCGCCTTACTGGCACAAGCGGACGGCACCTGGCCGGGGCTCCGATTGAGGACGGATTGGCACCACCACTGGCGGTGGGCCAATCTGATGGAGGGAATGGAGGAACGCTTCGGACTCATAGATGCGGCAGGCCACCCCGTCGCGCTTTGGTGCGGCCCTCGGAGGCGGCTCCTTCGTCTTCCGACCGGGGCCGCATACCGGCTCGATTACTTCGAGATTGACCCAAGGCACCGGAGGGGCTCGTTGGGACTCTTCGCCTTCGCCTTGGCAGGTAGTCGAGCACTGGAACTGGGCGCCCAGTATCTGGTCCTGGGCGCGCTTCCGCCGGTAGCCACCTTCTACGAACGTGCGGGCGGAGCGAGAGGGGCTGTGCAGGGTTGGAACGCAGCGAGAGGCTTGATACCGTTCCGGTTCACGAGGGAGGCCCTGACTCGGTTGGAGGATCTTGCTGGTGGCTTCGCGGTCGGCACAGAAGAAGCGTGAGCTTTTCTCGGCGCTCGTCAGGAAGGTCGGTCCTTTGCCGACCTCAGCCTTGGCGTCCGCGGAGAGCCCGCCCCGCGGGTTGGCGCGAAGTACCCAGGAGACCTCGGTCCAGCTCGCCACAAGGGTGCCGAAGAATCTCCATCGCGCGCTGAAACTGCACTGCGTCAGAGCCGGTGTGTCCGTAATGGAGTTCCTGGCGCAAGCGTTGGAAGAAAAGCTTGCCCGTGAGGAACGGCAGACGCGCGGTCGAGCGCGGGCCGAGTGAACTGAACCACCCGTCTCCCTCCCTACGACATCTTCCTGAAGAGCTCATACCGCTCCTGCAGACGGCTGATCGATGATAGTCCCAGCGAAGTCGCCGATCAAAACTTGAGCACGCCGAGGCTCACGGCCGAATCTCAATATCCCGTGGGAGTGCGCGAGGTCGTGGGTGGAGGACGCTGAGTGGGCGGAGCGGGAGGCCGCCGCCGACCTCGAGGTGCTCTTCGATGTCTGCGGCTACCGCGGCAGACAGCTCCTGAAAACGGGTCGGACAATCTGAGATCTTCGCCGAGGGGTCGTGGTCGATGGAGGTCCCGAACGAGTAGATGCTCTACCGACGAAACTTCGGCACGGAGATGGGGACGGTGTGCTGGGATGTCGTGATGCGAGGGCTCGGCTGCGAGGGCGTCCACGCCAAGAGCCCCGCCGACGTCGAGTCGGCGCTCGCGAAGGCTCGCGACGTCGCGGGCCCTCTCCGCGACGGGCGAGGAGTCGAGCGTGCGCGTGCCAGCGCCCGCGGCTGGTGGTGGTGGAGAGGCAGCGGCTATAAGGTCACGATCACCGAGGTTGACGCGCAGCCGGTGGGCCGGAGCACCGGCTGCACTCAGGCCGCGCGCCGCAGCCATACGAGGATCGCCTCACGCAGGGCCGCGTGCACGGTGAGGCCCCTGGCCCTCGCCGTCGTCTCGATCTGCTTCCATATTTCGTCCGGGAACCGAACCGACCGCGGTCGCGTGCCACCGACTTCCAAGAGCCTCTTGGGTCGCCCCCGTCCGACCTGCACGACGATGCCCTCCCTGGCGATGCGTGCCGCGTAGGGGTTGCGCCGCACCTTCACCCGCGAGAAGTCCACCTCGGGAATCTCACGCAGCGAGGCTGCCGATGGCTCCCGTGCGCTACGCTTCTTCGCCTTCTTCATGTCGTCTCCTCTCATGGCGGGTGGCGCGCCGCGCACTGATGATGCGCGTCTCCGACGCGCTCGGCGAATACGGTCACCAGGGTGCGCCGTAGAGCCGACTCGCCGATGATCACCGCGCGGTCCGCATGCATCGGATCGCCGACGATCAACGCCAGCGGATCGGCGAAGACGGTCGTGGCCTCCTCGAACGTCACGCCGTGCTTGCGATGGTTCGCCGCGGCCTTGCGCGCGTCCCAGCTGAATCGCACACACGTAAGTGTATGACACTAAACGACGGCGATGACAAGTCACGCCCGAGTCGTATCCACGGTTTCGCGGCGAGCTCGGGCTTCCCTCGTCGGCTGGCTGGCCCAGCATTACGCGACCGCGAGCCCAGTGCTGGTCCTCGCGGCCGTCCTGGCTACAGCGGTCGGGACGTTCGCGGTTGTGTGGGTCAACCGCCTGGCGTACCATCGCATCGAGCAGCTGGAGGACCTCTGATGGTTTGGGCAGTAGTAGCCGCGCTGACCATCCTACTCGTGGGGCTTCTCCTCGTCGTTCGCGAGGCCGACATGCGGCTGCACCCGCGGGCGGGCACAGCGGGTTCGTGTGACGGAAGTCGCGGTTCGCCCGCGACCGGCACGGGGTGCGGGGCTGCGTGAAACCCCGCTACGTTCGGGAATGATCGCCCATCCTCCGAGCCCTCGGCTCGGGGAAGGTCGGATCGTCAGCTCCCCAGATTAAGTGTGTCGGGATCGCCAGCTGCTAACGGAGGTCTTGAATTCGTCGAGCCTCGTAAATTTCATTCGCCTGAGGAATCTCATGGCGCCGTCGATCCGACCGTCCGCGACGATCAGCGGCTCGATGAACAATTTGTGAAATTCACCCTCCAGGTGCCTGGAGCTCGATGATCGGCCCGCGCACGCGCTCGAGCGTGGTGGGGGGCGTCGCGACGGAGTACCAGGGTCCCGCCTCACGCTCATGGCGGCGTGGTGGTCCGTCCGATCGGCAACGGTCGAATCCGAATGCGTGACTCTTCGACCGTGACCACCGCGCCGTCCGCGAGCGCGCCCGGTGCGCCGGCGATCGCCGCGGCCAACCGGTCGATGACGTGCGGTGTTGGACCACGCTCGCCTTCCGGCCGCGCGACAGTGCCGCGATCTCGCCGAAGTCCAGGTCGAAGGTCAGGACGATGCGATCCTCCGCGATGGCCTTGGCAAAGACATCTTCGTCGGCCATCCGGTGGAGCCCGTCGTCGCGCAAGTGCGCCACCTCGTGTCCCTGCTCGCGCAGCCAGTCGACGACTCGCTGATCGACGCCCATGTCGGCGAGAAACCGCACGCGGGCTCAGCCGAGCTTCACCTGCTCCTGCGCGAGCCAAGCCGCGTAGCGGAGGGCCTCCTCGATGTCCTGGCGCTCGAGATCGGGGTAGCCCGCGAGAACCTCGTCGAAGGAGGTGCCGTGCGCGATCTGACCGACGACGACCGAGACCGGAATCCGCATCCCGCGGATGCAGGCGCGGCCGCCCATGATGTGGGGATCAAATGTGATGCGATCGAACATCGTCAGCTCCTCTCCTCGTACCAGAGATCGGCTTGCGGACGCCGCGCCGCGGCCCGCTTCCTCTAAATGGCTCTTCCGGGTTTCGTGTGGGTAGCGTGACCGGCTGAGGGGCCGCCTGCTATCGTCCCGCCGCCACGACGGCAGAGGAGGCGGAGACGATGCGGGACCGCGAGCTGTACGCGACGATCTTGGGGGGTCACGGCGCCGTGGACGGTGGGGCGCCGACCCGGGACGACGGCTGCCCTGGGCACAGACGGTCTCGATCCACGACATCATCCGCGCAGCGGAGACGACGAGTGCAGCGTCCGGATGCGTCACGACGGCGCGCTTACCCGCGTAGCCCCGGCGCGGGGAACGATGCGGTGAGCTCCTTCACCTCGGCGAAGATGCGCTCGATCGCGTCCTCGTCGGACGCCTTGGCCGCTTCGACGCCCTCGTCCATCCACCGCGCGATGTGCTTCATCTCGTCCGGGCCCATGCCGCGGCTGGTCACGGACGGTGTGCCGATGCGCAGCCCCGACGGGTTGGCCGGCGGACGAGGATCGAACGGTACCGCGTTGAAGTTCAGCTCGAGCCCGGCACGATCGAGAGCCTTCGCCGTCGGCTTGCCGCGCACGTCCTTGTTCGTGAGGTCGATCAGGATGAGGTGGTTGTCGGTCCCACCGGAGACGAGGTCGAACCCCCGCGCGAGCAGCTCGTCCGCGAGCACCTTCGCGTTCGCGACCACGTCGGCCGCGTATGAGCGGAACTCGGGCGTGGCAGCTTCCTTCAGCGCGACGGCGATCGCCGCGGTCGTGTGATTGTGCGGACCGCCTTGCAGACCGGGCAGGATCGCCGAGTCGATCTTCTTGCCGTGTTCTTCCGTGCACAGGATCATCGCGCCCCGCGGGCCGCGCAGCGTCTTGTGTGTCGTCGTCGTGATGACAGGAGCGTGTCCGACCGGCGACGGGTGCACGCCGCCGGCGACGAGTCCGGCGATGTGCGCGATGTCGGCCAGGAGGAGCGCACCAACGTCGCTCGCGATCTGTGCGAACGCCGGGAAGTCGATGGTTCTCGGTATCGCCGTTCCGCCGCAGACGATGATCTTCGGACGTTCGCGTCGCGCGAGATCGGCTACCTGGTC
This window harbors:
- a CDS encoding TIGR00730 family Rossman fold protein, translated to MTPTDPQLAYRDEAFLDSDAARPLRILAEYLQPLHAFARERVHDTIVFFGSARLRADGPLGRYYAEARELARLVTEWSQEIASPAHRFLVCSGGGPGIMEAANRGAADAGGRSIGLNIGLPHEQRPNPYITPGLGFEFHYFFMRKLWFAHLARAIVVFPGGFGTLDELFEILTLCQTRKLDRPIVILLYGASYWREIVNFPALVRYGMIAEENLGLFDFVDTPADALARLRAALGSESATAAPSFARSRTCANPDGVP
- a CDS encoding DUF433 domain-containing protein, encoding MTMFDRITFDPHIMGGRACIRGMRIPVSVVVGQIAHGTSFDEVLAGYPDLERQDIEEALRYAAWLAQEQVKLG
- a CDS encoding type II toxin-antitoxin system Phd/YefM family antitoxin; this translates as MKMATIREVKAKLSEYIELARDDVIVITRHGRAAAVLQGIDPADLEEVIYETSERFRSLITSRRQTARRGMIPLDKVARPAARTRRRHENIPVRKG
- a CDS encoding type II toxin-antitoxin system PemK/MazF family toxin, with protein sequence MAGSSTAVARPRRGDVWLVALDPTVGSEIRKTRPAVIVQNDHSNRTASTTIVAPVTSRARSRLYPNEAFVRAGEGGCRLDSIVLARQIRCVDHARLVRRLGKLRPLTLAAVDRALLITLGLIDL
- a CDS encoding Uma2 family endonuclease; protein product: MGPPKRRATYEDLMQVPDTKVAEIIDGELVVSPRPASPHAHAATVLGSDVTGPFHRGPGDPAGPGGWWILLEPELHLAEDVLVPDWAGWQRDRLPVFPDTPAFTQVPDWVCEVISPSTGRIDRSRKMRIYAREGVSHLWFVEPQLETLEIYRLESGRWVVVGTHAGDEAVRAEPFDAVELRLGRWWMPRNPAAQL
- a CDS encoding DUF433 domain-containing protein, which translates into the protein MTDQRLLARITYDPDIFGGKPIIRGMRISVESILSLLAQGESAEAIIDDHPELEPDDIRACLAYAHAVIAHDSLDAVRRTRQAT
- a CDS encoding RNB domain-containing ribonuclease, with protein sequence MAASRESERALLLRVARQAMVEHGLEPDFPPAALAEAGGLSDDASARDGAERDLRALPWCSIDNDDSRDLDQLTVADAPAGGCTTIRVAVADVSAAVARGSALDRHARTNTTSVYTPPRNFPMLPDRLSTDLTSLNPDVDRLAVVVEIAVGGDGVCGESKVYRALVHNHAKLAYHAVGAWLEGDGPLPAAVAAVPGLAENLKLQDGLAQQLKAHRHDHGALELETVEARAEFDGDTVGRLAAEKPNRARDLIEDFMIAANGIVARFLEAHRFPVLRRVVRSPERWQRIVALAGDLGDRLPAEPDAPALNAFLLKRRAADPLGFPDLSLTIIKLLGRGEYVANFPGQAVVGHFALAVSEYTHSTAPNRRYPDLVTQRLVRAALAQQEVPYGRDELGALAAECTLKEDGAQKVERLVRKAAAACLLTRRIGQQFDGIVTGASAKGTWVRIFDPPVEGRVERGQEGLDVGDRVRVRLVHTNPERGFIDFVRL
- a CDS encoding serine hydroxymethyltransferase; translated protein: MTRVDPALADVDPEIAALIGAEQERQSAKIRLIPSENYVSKAVLEATGTVLTNKYSEGYPGRRYYEGQQVIDQVETIAIERAKSLFGVEHVNVQPYSGSPANLAVYFAFVQPGDTIMGMALPMGGHLTHGAPPTLSGKWLHPVQYGVRKDTGRVDMDQVADLARRERPKIIVCGGTAIPRTIDFPAFAQIASDVGALLLADIAHIAGLVAGGVHPSPVGHAPVITTTTHKTLRGPRGAMILCTEEHGKKIDSAILPGLQGGPHNHTTAAIAVALKEAATPEFRSYAADVVANAKVLADELLARGFDLVSGGTDNHLILIDLTNKDVRGKPTAKALDRAGLELNFNAVPFDPRPPANPSGLRIGTPSVTSRGMGPDEMKHIARWMDEGVEAAKASDEDAIERIFAEVKELTASFPAPGLRG